The stretch of DNA AAGATTGTGGTTGATTTTGTTATAATCAGATATGAAATAGGTATTTATGGAAGAAGAAGATCTTAAGACAGAAAATTTATATTGAAGAACTTATGGGAGAGGAGCCTTTTAAATAGAATAAGAGTAAACTGATAATTGGCTGTGACCCGGTATAATAGATTGAGTAATATTTTATTAATTATATATATCAGGTCGCTCAGTTAGCAATCCGTATTTTAAATTAGGAAGCTTGATAAGTTCTGAGTATTTTTCTTTTACTTCTTTGCTGCCCAATAAAGTCAAATGTTCAAGGTTTTTAAGATTTAAAATAGGAGTATAATCTTTGTCATTAAGTCGGATTGTTAAAAGACGAAGAAATCTTAATAATGGTAGCTCATTTAAAAAAGATAATGAATCAATATGAATATATTTTGGACTAAATCCATCTCCTTCAATTGCTAAACTTTCCAGATTGCTTAGTGCGGTGAGACATGAATAATCATTAATTTTCTGAAAGTTTTCTATTGATAAAGCCGTTAAGTTTTTAAGCACTGTTATCGGCCCAATATCCTGAACACTGGCTCCTGATCCTAAATGGAGGTATCGGAGTTCTTTTAATTGAGTCAACTGCGAAATATCCGGATAAACACCCCATTTGATGTTTAATTTCTTTAATCTTCTTTGATTACAAATGGCATTAAATAGTTCTTGCGATACTCTTGTGTTAAAGCTCAGTTAAGTAAAGGTGTCAGGGTTATTCGTTAAAAAAGTACACCATTCTGCCAGAACTCTTTTCCTGTCTTTAGGTTTGTCATATTGAGGCAAACTAAGTTGGGTGCAATTAATCTCAAGGGATGTATCCTTACCATCATATTCTGATAACTCGATAACTCTTTTAGGTGCGGGTCATTGCAGTGATAATAAGTAAATCCAAATTTGATTTCTTTTTCAGACAAGATGGACATGGGTTTAATAGTTACGGTTAATTATTGGATAATTATCCTCTAAGCCCTTTGATGATAAGTTCAGTAAGCAATTGTTGTTTTTCTAATATCATATTAAACTGATTGTCATCTGGTTGAAGGGTGTTGCTGTAGTTTTCTAAAACAACAAGGCGAATGCCTATCAGCGCATCAAAAATAAGTTCTTCAATTTTTTTAGGGTCTTTGATCTTCAATTCACCTGAATTAGCACCTTCTGTAAGGATTCTCGTTAAAAAAGCTTGCTCCTTAACTCTAATTTCGCTGAAACGGCTTTTCATTTGTGCAAAATTTTCGCTGCTAAAGCTTTTATTGAACTCTAATAAAATGAAATATTTCTTGATGAAATCATGTCTTTTACGAAGGTAAATCGTGAGTGCTTCAGAACTTGAATCAGTTTTTTGTACTTCCTCCTGCATTTCATCAAAATGCTCGTTGAAAAGTTTAGCTAAAACTGCAAAATACAGACTGCTCTTATCTGGAAAATAATAGTAAAGCAAGGCTTTAGACATCGAAAGGTCGTCGGCGATTTCATTCATAGTGGTTTTTGTTAAACCATAATGAGCAAAGCGTTTTTGAGCAACTTCAATTATTCGATCTCTTTTCTTGTCTTGGTTTTCCATTAATATTTTGTGTCCGTTCTTTGTTAAGGTTCGAAGATAATAAAAACGGTTGTACGATAAAATGATGCTTTTGTTTTAAATTATTACAAAAAAGGCTCAACAGCTGTTTGTAATGTAAAGATGAGTTCTTTGTCCATGTATTGATAGTCATCCGGAATATCGAGGATAACCAGCTTTTTACTCGCTGCATTAGGAAACTTCTTGTTGATAATCTGTCGGTGTTTTATTTCCATCACGAAGATCAAATCGGCCCAATCTATATGTTTGGCTGTAAGTTTTATCCGTGCATCATCAGAGGTTCCTGCAGATTTAACAACATGATCAGGCAGTTGCTGAAAAATTGTTTCAGCCGTTCTGCTTCTCCATTTATTTTTACTGCAAACGAAGAGAATATTCATTAGATAGCTGCTATCGCCTCAATTTCTACTTTGTATCCATAGTGTAAACCAGGAACAGGCACTATACTTCTGGCTGGTTTGTTTTCCGGACCAAAAAAGGCGGCGTAGGCTGCATTTACAGCTGGCCAGTCATTAACATCTGCAATGTAAACCGTTGTTTTTACGATTTTCTCTTTTGAACTTCCTCCTGCTTCAGCAATAGCAAGAACTCTGGATAGAGCTATTTTTACTTGTTCCTCTAAAGGAGTTTCAACAGGTGCACCAGTAGGTAATTGTCCCGAAATGAAAACAAAGTGATGCGCTGCAACACCTTGATTGTAATGCCCTCCGGGGGTAGGTACGTCAGACGAGTAAATTGGAATCATAAGAGAAAGATTAATATAAATGAGATAAGGCTTCGGATGGTAAGAATTTGCTTACGTCTCCATTGTTTCTCAAAATGTCACGCACGATAGTGGAACTAATAGCCGAGAACTCAGGCTTGCTCAAAATGAAAATGGTTTCAATGTTAGGTTTCATAGCGGCATTGATCTGTGCGATAGCACGTTCATATTCAAAATCGGCAACAGAGCGTATCCCTCTGATCATATATTGCGCATTGATTTTTTCGCAGAAATCAACTGTTAAACCTTCATAGGTTTGAATTTCAATCTTAGGATTGTTTTCAAAAACAGCTCTTACTATTTCTTCACGTTTTTCAGGGGATAAGAAACTCGCTTTACTGCTATTTAGTCCGATGCCGATAACTACCTTGTCAAATAGCGGCATAGCGCGCTGAACAATATCAAGATGGGCAATGGTAATGGGATCAAACGATCCGGGAAACAAAGCTGTTTTCATGCTGGATTTTAAAGTTCATCAAATAATGCAGCACAAAAAAGGAGAAAATTATCCAAATAAAAAACTTCTGTAACTAAAAGGTTGAGATTTCCGGAATCGAAAATTCACCATAAGGATTCACTTACGCCTTCTCAAAAAAACTAAAAGTCGACTGACCATACTTTCTATTCGAAGAAAAATGAGGCTGGTTTTCCATTTGAATCATGGAGGCGTGTTCAATTACAAGCAGGCCATCTTCTTTAAGCAGGTTGCGTTCAAACACACTTTTAGCAATTAGCTCTGGATTGGGCATATCATAAGGAGGATCTGCAAAGATGAGATCATACTGTACATTTTCTAATGCAAGGTATTTGAATACATCAGCTTTAACGGATTTAATGGTAGTAAGGTGATGCAATGCCGCTGTTTTCTTAATATAATCAACACAACCTGGAAAACGGTCCACCGACACAACAGAAGGGCAGCCTCTTGATGCCAGTTCAAAGGAGATATTACCTGTTCCTGCGAAAAGATCTAAGGCTGTTATTTCGTCAAAATTGAATCGATTGTACAAAATATTGAATAATGACTCTTTAGAAATATCAGTGGTTGGTCGTACTGGTAAATTCTTTGGAGCTTGTAATCGTATACCCTTTAATCTACCGCCAATTATGCGCATAATTCAATGTTTAATAATGAATAAAAGCGATGCTGAGGAATCTGTGTCATAGCCGCGCTAAATCCAAGTCTGGTTGATAATTCGCCAAAATGCACTTTTCTGAAATGCTGGTGAATTAAATTGTAAGCCACATCGCCTGGACGAATAGCGCCTAACATGAATACATGCAAATCTTTAGGATTTAAATCCAGTTGTTTGCATACAAACAAAGGGAAATAAATAAATTCATCATCTGTTTTGTACTCAAACCGATTGTAAAATTGAAGTTTACCATTACTAAATACAACTAATTGTATGGCTCCCTTGACTACATGAATGTACAGTAATTGTTTCTCAGTGTGACTGCTCTGGTTAATCAAGCCTTCTAATAGCGGGGTTCCTTCAAAATAGATTAACGCTCCTTCAAAGAAATGTGTAACAGTTCTTTGTAATCTTTCATCCAAAGTGAAAATCTGCTTTGCATTTAAAGATGGAACATCATTAACAAACACTTTGTTGCTTCTGTTTCTGAAGTGGAGTGAAGCATAGTCGTTAACACTTTTTAAGTCGAAGTATTCATTAGGAATAAGGGTATACTCCTGCGAAGGGACAATAATTCGAAGTTTGCCATAAAACTGAGTAAGCAGCTCATCGTTTACAATCAAATTATCATATTGATAAGAGTCTAAATTTTCATAATTAGCCAATGCAACGAATCGTCTTTTCGACGGATCGTAAACACAATAATTAAGGGCTGTTTCGGTAAACTTTACCGTTAGATAATATTTAGAAGCTTGTTTTATTTTAAACGCTTTATCAACGATTTTGAACTGCTGTAGGTTTTGCTGCATAGTTTTTGGGCAATTCTCGCAAAAATACAATATAAAGTAACACTTTGGAAGTACAATATAGGTTTAGATTGTTATAATCTTATGCTGAATTTGAAAATAAAAAAATAAGCTGATTAGAAACCCATATTATTGATCAGGTAAGTCTAAATTTGTAATTCAAAAAACAGCAGGTTAATTAATGTTCAATACTTCCATACTCGAAAACGTTTTCCCACATCAACCTACTTTTCAGCAACAAGAGTTATTTAGACAATTACATGATTTTTTAAGGCAAAGAAGTAATAATGCAGTCTTTATTGTTCGTGGTTATGCTGGAACCGGGAAAACTACAGTGGTAAGTGCTTTAGTTAAGTTGTTGCCTTCTTATAAGTTAAAATCCGTATTACTGGCACCCACTGGACGTGCGGCAAAAGTGATTAGCTCCTACGCCGGCAAGGAGGCGTTTACAATTCATAAAAAAATTTATCGCAAGCGTGATGCAACGAGTCCTGTTTCTGGTTTTTCAAGATCAATAAATCCTCATACAGATACGGTATTTATTGTTGATGAGGCTTCTATGATCTCCAATCAGCAAGCGGATGGCGCCGATTTTTATGGCCAACAGCTATTGACTGATCTGTTGAATTATGTGTTCAATCAGAAAAATTGCAAGCTAATACTAGTAGGGGATACCGCGCAGCTACCTCCAGTAGGTTTAAGTCATAGTCCGGCTCTGGACAAAGAATATTTAACTTCCCATTTTGACGTGGACGTAATGGAAGTAGAGTTAACAGAGGTTTTACGTCAGCAACAACAATCAGGAATTCTGGAAAATGCAACCCGGATACGGGAATTGATCAGGGATGAGATAGAGACTTTTCCGCAGATAGTTACTAAAGGCTATCAAGATACATTCAGAATGAATGGAGAAAAAATGGTAGATGGACTTAATTATGCTTACGATAAATATGGTGTTGAAGATACATTGATTATTACCCGTTCTAATAAAGGAGCCAATCAATTTAATCAACAGATTCGGGGGCGTATTTTATATCGGGAAGAAGAGATTTCAACTGGTGATTACCTGATGGTGGTAAAGAACAATTATTTCTGGTTACCCCAAGAATCTAATCACGCCTTTATTGCGAATGGTGATATTGCCCGGATTAAGCGAATAAAAGGGATTTCTGAATTGTATGGATTTCGGTTTGCCGAACTTACACTTGAATTTCCTGATTATCCGGATGAGCCAGAGTTAACCTGTAAGATTTTGGTTGATACATTAACTTCAGAAAGTCCGAATCTTAATTATGCTGATAGCAAGCGGTTGTATGAAGCAATAAGCGAAGATTATTCGCACATACCTAATAAACGCGAACGCGCACAAAAGCTAAAAGAAGATCCATATTACAATGCTTTGCAAGTGAAGTTTGCTTATGCAGTAACCTGTCATAAAGCTCAAGGCGGTCAATGGAAAGCGGTTTTTGTTGATCAGGGTTACTTAACGGAGGAAATGGTTAATATGGATTTTCTTCGCTGGCTGTACACGGCTGTCAGTCGAACAACAACTGAACTTTTCTTTGTAAATTTTGGAGATCAGTTTTTTGAAGAGAATTAACTGAAGATCAATCTTCAGCACTTGGGCGATTGTGTAATTCTTCTAACTTTGAGAAACTATCTCGTTGTTTATGAAGAAACTTGTATTATTTGGCGTTTTATTGTCGCTCCTTTCTACTCATTTAATTGCTCAACAGGTTCAATCGAAAGTTAAATTTCCTAAAGGGAAATTATTCATTATAGGTGGTGGCGACCGTCCGGATGCACTTGTAAAACGGATGATAACTGAAGCTTCTCTTGAGGCGAATGATTATGTAGTTATTTTGCCCATGGCGAGTGAAGAACCCGACTCGGCTTATTTTTATGCTAAGAAACAGTTTGTGAACGCCGGTCTCAGAACGGTTAACTGTACAATTTCTACTAAACAATCACTTTCATCTTCTGCATTGGATTCATTGGCAAATGCTAAACTCATTTATATTTCCGGTGGGGATCAAACCCGTTTTATGAACTCCATTAATGGCTCGGCTGTGAGAGCTGTAATTGAGAAAGCGTACCTAAATGGGGCAATGATAGCAGGAACCAGTGCCGGTGCAGCCGTAATGAGTAAAGAAATGATCACCGGAAATGAATTGCTGCACAAAGAATACCGGGCAACACCTCAGGTTATAGAAGATGGAAATATTGAAATAAAGGAAGGTTTGGGTTTACTGACTTCTGCTGTAATTGATCAGCATTTTCTAATACGCAGTAGGCACAACCGTTTATTAAGCATGGTGATAGAATACCCTTCAAAGAAAGCGATTGGAATAGACGAATCAACAGCTATTTTGATCAAAAACGGATGGGCTGAAGTTGTGGGTATTTCGCAGGTAATTGTTTATCAAAATCCTACAAAATCAAAATCAGTAGGAAACAATAAACTTGGAGCAAAAGGACTGAAGGTTGATATCTATCTGCCAGGAGAAAAGTTTGCACTGTAAGGGGGTGCGGGTTGCGGGTTTCGAGTTACGGGTTTCTGGTTACGGGTTTCGAGTTTCGGGTTACGGATTTCGGGTTTCGAATTGTGTATTAGTTAGTTTATTAATTATTGGTTTTGGAATTGTTTAATTATTCACTCAAATTACTAGTTCAATAGGAAGATTGGTGAGAATATCTTGTTGATATTTATGTTCAAATCCCTTTTAAAGGTTGAACAATTTTTAGAGAGTTTTGCACCTGAAGGCGCAACGCTGTTGCGATCTTGTACTCCTACAACTTGAGTCAATCATTAAAAATTGATGAAAATAATTTATAAACAATTACTCTATAATTCGGAACCCTAAATCTACAATCAATCCGTAACCCGAAATTCGTAATCCGTAACTCGCAACCCGAAACCCGAAATCCGTAACTCACAACCCGTAACCCGTGGCCCGCAACCCTTAAGACGTTTGTCTCATTTTCTTATCAAGATCTTTAATTTTTAGCGTAACAATTTTCCCAATCTGTTTGCCATTTCTGTAAGTCACGGCTTTAAAAGTATCTGCACCTTTAGGAATCTCTAAAGGTTGTGAATAAAGTGGGTAGAAGCTATCTGGGTCAGGACCTTCAAACGAATAATAAATGTCAAGTCCGTTAACCTCGGCTGTTACACTGATCAGGTAATTGCCAATATTGTTTTTATTAACTCTGATAATGGGATCGTAAGCACTTTTAGCGTAGTTAATCTCAGCTGCATCAAAGCGTTTAAACTGAACTTCCATACGCTTGGTAAAATCATCCCAGTTGCGATTTTCCTGTGGTGTCCAAAAAACTTCAGAAAGGGCAAATGCACGGGGCCAAACCATGTATTCGAGGTGACGATTATTTGGCACGTTTTCCGTCCACAAGTTTCCTTGACCGCCTAAAATAAACTTCTTATCAATTCCCTCCGGAACGGGGTTCAAACTATAAGAAGTACTTAATCGATTCATTGAATAAGTTTTGTATTCACTGTCAGGATCACCCTGATATAAATCCAGGTAACAATATTTGTCGGGAGTCATAATTACATTGTGTCCCATGTTCGCGGCTTCAACGCCACCTTTTAAACCTCTCCACGACATTACCGTTGCTTCGGGCGCTAGGCCTCCTTCTAAAATTTCGTCCCAACCGATCATTTGCTTACCCTTGCTGATGATCAATTGCTCCATGCGATGAATAAAATAGCTCTGTAATTGATCCAAAGATTGTAATGAATCAGTTTTCATACGAGCCCGGCATTTTTGACATTTATCCCAATAGCCCTTATAACATTCGTCTCCTCCAATATGAATATATTTACCAGGAAACATGGATATCACTTCTGTTAATACAGAATCCATTAGTTCAAAAGAACAATCATTTCCAATACATAGTGAGTTTTCCATTTTTTTATAGAATTTATCGCCAACGTTTGGTTTAAAATTTCCTCCGAAGCAAGATAATTCAGGATAAGCAGCTAAGGCCGCTAAACTATGTCCGGGTACATCAATTTCAGGCAAAATGGTAACGTTGCGGGCTGCAGCGTACTCTACAATTTCCTTAATATCTTCTTTGGTATAAAAACCTCCATAAGTAGTGAGTTCTCCATCATATTGCGGACTCTGGCTCCACCATTCGCCCATTCGAGGAGCTCTCCAGGCGCCAACTGATGTCAAGCGAGGGAAGCTTTTGATTTCGATCCGCCAACCCTGATCATCCGTTAAGTGCCAATGAAATACATTGTATTTGTATTTCACCATATTATCAATGTATTTTTTTACCAATTCTTTCGGAAAGAAATGCCGGCTTACATCAAGCATAAGTCCACGCCATGCAAAACGGGGATAATCAGTAATCGTTACACAAGGAATAGTCCAAGATGCATAGGGTTGATTTTTTATACTATTGATTTTGGGAGGCAATAATTGAAGTACACTTTGCATGCCATAGAATAGTCCTCCGGTGGTATTTGCACTTATTTCAATGCAATTAGGGCTTACTTCTAAATGGTAGCCTTCGTTACCGATCACTGTGTCACGGATGCTTAGAATATCGAACTTGATAAACTTGCCTTTACCCAAAAACTGATTTTCGTGAGCTATATCATTATTGAAACCGGTGGGAACCGCAATTGATTGTTTGAAAAGTTGCGCAATGTGTTTTCCGCTGTCAACATTATAAACTAAAATAGCATCTGGTGTTAAAGTGAAAGTACCGGATAATACTTTGGCTGAAACAGGTTTTGGAACGATTGTGATTAGAGAATCCTGAGCATTGCTGACAGTACATATCAATCCCAGGGAAATTATAAACAGTAGTCTTTTAAACATCCGAAAAAATAATCTTTTGATTTAAGTTAGTCCGAAAATAGGCAAATTTAATAGTTTTCCTTGTTTGGAGCGTTGATAAAAGTCAATCTACAGCAAAAAATAAAACTAAAGTAAATAGTATTGTTGCTAATTTAATTAGTATTTTGTAACTTTGTTTCAACAAAACAGATGAGGCATGAACCAGAATCGTATCAGTAAAGACGGACAAGCGTTAGTATTGTTTATTGATATGAACAGCTTTTTTGCAAGTTGCGAGCAGCAGGATAATTATTGGTTACGTGGTCGACCTATTGGTGTATGTGTTTACACAGGGCAATATGGTTGCATTATAGCTCCATCGATAGAGGCTAAAAAAAGAGGTATTAAAACCGGAATGCGTTTGAATGAGGCTATTAGGATTTGTCCTGAATTGGTCCCTCTGGAAACTAATCCTGACAGATATCGGGGGTATCATGTAAAAATCATAAAAATACTAAAGCGTTACGCTGAGGATGTAATACCAAAAAGTATTGACGAAGCAGTTGTAAATCTTACTAATTATAAATTGATCTATGATGATGTGTCGGAACTGGCTAAAAAGATCAAAAAAGATATAAACCGTGAAGTTGGTGATTGGCTGAAATGTTCAATTGGTATCGC from Solitalea canadensis DSM 3403 encodes:
- the coaD gene encoding pantetheine-phosphate adenylyltransferase: MKTALFPGSFDPITIAHLDIVQRAMPLFDKVVIGIGLNSSKASFLSPEKREEIVRAVFENNPKIEIQTYEGLTVDFCEKINAQYMIRGIRSVADFEYERAIAQINAAMKPNIETIFILSKPEFSAISSTIVRDILRNNGDVSKFLPSEALSHLY
- a CDS encoding RsmD family RNA methyltransferase; the encoded protein is MRIIGGRLKGIRLQAPKNLPVRPTTDISKESLFNILYNRFNFDEITALDLFAGTGNISFELASRGCPSVVSVDRFPGCVDYIKKTAALHHLTTIKSVKADVFKYLALENVQYDLIFADPPYDMPNPELIAKSVFERNLLKEDGLLVIEHASMIQMENQPHFSSNRKYGQSTFSFFEKA
- a CDS encoding RidA family protein gives rise to the protein MIPIYSSDVPTPGGHYNQGVAAHHFVFISGQLPTGAPVETPLEEQVKIALSRVLAIAEAGGSSKEKIVKTTVYIADVNDWPAVNAAYAAFFGPENKPARSIVPVPGLHYGYKVEIEAIAAI
- a CDS encoding DUF3822 family protein; translation: MQQNLQQFKIVDKAFKIKQASKYYLTVKFTETALNYCVYDPSKRRFVALANYENLDSYQYDNLIVNDELLTQFYGKLRIIVPSQEYTLIPNEYFDLKSVNDYASLHFRNRSNKVFVNDVPSLNAKQIFTLDERLQRTVTHFFEGALIYFEGTPLLEGLINQSSHTEKQLLYIHVVKGAIQLVVFSNGKLQFYNRFEYKTDDEFIYFPLFVCKQLDLNPKDLHVFMLGAIRPGDVAYNLIHQHFRKVHFGELSTRLGFSAAMTQIPQHRFYSLLNIELCA
- a CDS encoding TetR/AcrR family transcriptional regulator, with amino-acid sequence MENQDKKRDRIIEVAQKRFAHYGLTKTTMNEIADDLSMSKALLYYYFPDKSSLYFAVLAKLFNEHFDEMQEEVQKTDSSSEALTIYLRKRHDFIKKYFILLEFNKSFSSENFAQMKSRFSEIRVKEQAFLTRILTEGANSGELKIKDPKKIEELIFDALIGIRLVVLENYSNTLQPDDNQFNMILEKQQLLTELIIKGLRG
- a CDS encoding ATP-dependent DNA helicase, with the translated sequence MFNTSILENVFPHQPTFQQQELFRQLHDFLRQRSNNAVFIVRGYAGTGKTTVVSALVKLLPSYKLKSVLLAPTGRAAKVISSYAGKEAFTIHKKIYRKRDATSPVSGFSRSINPHTDTVFIVDEASMISNQQADGADFYGQQLLTDLLNYVFNQKNCKLILVGDTAQLPPVGLSHSPALDKEYLTSHFDVDVMEVELTEVLRQQQQSGILENATRIRELIRDEIETFPQIVTKGYQDTFRMNGEKMVDGLNYAYDKYGVEDTLIITRSNKGANQFNQQIRGRILYREEEISTGDYLMVVKNNYFWLPQESNHAFIANGDIARIKRIKGISELYGFRFAELTLEFPDYPDEPELTCKILVDTLTSESPNLNYADSKRLYEAISEDYSHIPNKRERAQKLKEDPYYNALQVKFAYAVTCHKAQGGQWKAVFVDQGYLTEEMVNMDFLRWLYTAVSRTTTELFFVNFGDQFFEEN
- a CDS encoding beta-N-acetylhexosaminidase, with the translated sequence MFKRLLFIISLGLICTVSNAQDSLITIVPKPVSAKVLSGTFTLTPDAILVYNVDSGKHIAQLFKQSIAVPTGFNNDIAHENQFLGKGKFIKFDILSIRDTVIGNEGYHLEVSPNCIEISANTTGGLFYGMQSVLQLLPPKINSIKNQPYASWTIPCVTITDYPRFAWRGLMLDVSRHFFPKELVKKYIDNMVKYKYNVFHWHLTDDQGWRIEIKSFPRLTSVGAWRAPRMGEWWSQSPQYDGELTTYGGFYTKEDIKEIVEYAAARNVTILPEIDVPGHSLAALAAYPELSCFGGNFKPNVGDKFYKKMENSLCIGNDCSFELMDSVLTEVISMFPGKYIHIGGDECYKGYWDKCQKCRARMKTDSLQSLDQLQSYFIHRMEQLIISKGKQMIGWDEILEGGLAPEATVMSWRGLKGGVEAANMGHNVIMTPDKYCYLDLYQGDPDSEYKTYSMNRLSTSYSLNPVPEGIDKKFILGGQGNLWTENVPNNRHLEYMVWPRAFALSEVFWTPQENRNWDDFTKRMEVQFKRFDAAEINYAKSAYDPIIRVNKNNIGNYLISVTAEVNGLDIYYSFEGPDPDSFYPLYSQPLEIPKGADTFKAVTYRNGKQIGKIVTLKIKDLDKKMRQTS
- a CDS encoding cyanophycinase, translating into MKKLVLFGVLLSLLSTHLIAQQVQSKVKFPKGKLFIIGGGDRPDALVKRMITEASLEANDYVVILPMASEEPDSAYFYAKKQFVNAGLRTVNCTISTKQSLSSSALDSLANAKLIYISGGDQTRFMNSINGSAVRAVIEKAYLNGAMIAGTSAGAAVMSKEMITGNELLHKEYRATPQVIEDGNIEIKEGLGLLTSAVIDQHFLIRSRHNRLLSMVIEYPSKKAIGIDESTAILIKNGWAEVVGISQVIVYQNPTKSKSVGNNKLGAKGLKVDIYLPGEKFAL
- a CDS encoding low molecular weight protein tyrosine phosphatase family protein encodes the protein MNILFVCSKNKWRSRTAETIFQQLPDHVVKSAGTSDDARIKLTAKHIDWADLIFVMEIKHRQIINKKFPNAASKKLVILDIPDDYQYMDKELIFTLQTAVEPFL